The following are encoded together in the Acanthochromis polyacanthus isolate Apoly-LR-REF ecotype Palm Island chromosome 14, KAUST_Apoly_ChrSc, whole genome shotgun sequence genome:
- the LOC127537212 gene encoding uncharacterized protein LOC127537212, with the protein MSPSSLRSSTEPSGLTQASPEPDPHALAFPSSGSSCDPTTGSLRRPRRVRMLRRSWSTLMPGSKSLEALLEKTKATFTGKNDGQNSKSQDPPKERRTFSAKTLPKSLSHGSVASNSSGRRLLRGASLLLTESTAPRLDAATWRCHGPFSHCFLRRKLSTYSGDDDGEMPPRALFSDSSVSSSGKEKTTLKADKKAEQSNMAPAMNGMSLQARLACINSMKGKTYSLHTGFALARKDALDMISILRSSVGRLAKGDVPEVTDADMETFSQLLFMQAKVLSGACSQMATEYSSPEELLLTLTHSFHTLCCLTQACMSLVEGLSTETKRREVVAKVDAVVMNYVCLLKAAEAASGGSASDQSVNALIHYSATMSAIINTLTHSLTTLLNKKTVVILS; encoded by the coding sequence ATGTCACCTTCATCATTACGAAGTAGCACAGAGCCCAGCGGGCTAACACAGGCCAGCCCTGAGCCCGACCCACACGCCCTGGCTTTCCCCTCAAGCGGATCCTCGTGTGACCCTACAACAGGCAGCCTCAGGAGGCCACGCAGGGTTCGGATGctcaggaggagctggagcacCTTAATGCCAGGTTCCAAGAGCTTGGAAGCACTGTTAGAAAAGACCAAAGCCACATTTACAGGGAAGAATGACGGTCAAAATTCGAAGTCCCAAGATCCCCCAAAAGAGAGGAGGACATTCTCAGCCAAAACCTTACCCAAGAGCTTGTCCCATGGTTCAGTCGCCTCTAATTCGTCTGGTAGACGGCTGCTAAGAGGAGCCTCTCTGTTGCTGACAGAGTCAACAGCACCGAGGCTGGATGCTGCTACGTGGAGGTGCCATGGGCCGTTCAGTCACTGCTTCCTCAGGAGAAAGTTAAGCACTTATAGCGGGGACGACGATGGAGAGATGCCCCCACGAGCTCTGTTCTCTGACAGCTCGGTTTCTtccagtggcaaggaaaaaacTACCCTGAAAGCAGACAAAAAGGCTGAGCAGAGCAACATGGCCCCAGCTATGAATGGCATGAGCCTACAAGCGAGACTTGCTTGTATAAATTCGATGAAGGGAAAAACCTACAGCCTTCACACAGGGTTTGCACTTGCACGGAAGGATGCCTTAGACATGATAAGCATATTGCGTTCCAGCGTAGGCCGCTTGGCCAAAGGTGACGTGCCCGAGGTCACCGATGCTGACATGGAAACATTCTCCCAGCTGCTTTTCATGCAGGCCAAAGTGCTGAGTGGCGCCTGCAGTCAGATGGCCACGGAGTACAGCAGCCCAGAAGAGTTGCTGCTCACACTGACGCACAGCTTCCACACACTGTGTTGTTTAACGCAAGCCTGCATGTCACTAGTGGAAGGCCTGAGCACCGAGACCAAACGGCGAGAGGTGGTAGCCAAGGTGGATGCGGTCGTCATGAACTACGTGTGTCTGCTGAAAGCTGCTGAAGCGGCTTCAGGAGGCTCCGCCAGTGACCAAAGTGTGAATGCATTGATACATTACTCTGCCACCATGTCTGCTATTATAAACACACTAACTCACTCACTGACAACACTGctcaacaaaaaaactgttgttATTTTATCTTGA
- the frmpd4 gene encoding FERM and PDZ domain-containing protein 4 → MDVFSFVKMPKLSGHRTKSSGWPPPSGTWSGSQGPPNGWDMGTNREGRDCYINHVSQSNSLEEVRLDGDKFVPPAPRKVEMRRDPVLGFGFVAGSEKPVVVRSVTPGGPSEGKLIPGDEIIMINDEPVSSAPRERVIDLVRSCKESILLTVVQPYPSPKSAFISAAKKAKLKTNPVKVRFAEEVIINGQIPETVKDNSLLFMPNVLKVYLENGQTKSFKFDSSTSIKDVILTLQEKLSIKSIEHFSLMLEQRAEGSASKLMLLHEQEMLTQVTQRPGSHKMKCFFRITFVPKDPVDLLRRDAVAFEYLYVQSCNDVVLERFGSELKYDMALRLAALQMYILTINTKQTQKVSLKYIEKEWGLALFLPPAVLSSMKEKNIKKALTHILKTNQNLVPPGKKLTALQAKVHYLKYLSDLRLYGGRVFKSTLVQGEKHTEVTLLVGPKYGISHVINTKTNLVALLADFSHVNRIEMYTEDENRVRVELHVLDVKPITLLMESVDAMNLACLTAGYYRLLVDSRRSIFNVAKNTDSMDTSHAARVKQNYQAIECTYSTPHKGCEDRNNQRCSQDYSDTECEYLDHRRCEGQPIYVTEIHQPQHSIHMTQRAECCRVPCSQTYLNVPRQKPQDSSRSAKVSFIFGDPPLDSVNPQNLGYQRLMDEGPEILDNHSPMYRRLEEDYKMMDAIEDGYQYSTKIFSPSECIEEPLLHDICYAETTDDAEDEDDISCEEDMVMSDTDKPTLLSLSGSSDDIIDLTSLPPPPEGNDEEDNDVLLHSLNMAIAAPPPGFRDSSDEEEQQGAGIRAQGACNDIPVSLIDSVPTHGAEGPGEPFDDAVVSTLQALEALAASEEQSPAQSESSTGVEISRAFSPESSDSGNETNSSEMTESSELATAQRLSESHLRMHVAMAEAYHAMNEEKTEVSAPSDGRAGAMQYNPQEHQEEEAKSSAVASSQIFHSDGGEMEPETMEIKSVSEYFTKMHMGSVMSRQRGKQRETESRNQGNTCESSDKSHMASQDSAKEEAPHLVGKYNAFTVRDSYYMNQLDLGRTHFKDRHQKWQQRVPGNKMAENLAPECVNESQASHADRLTAKGEKQDSDERSQQLNAHLISPSKGPVPAEGDAASQDNEQQQAKPSEQDVTRLYDYHVSKRMSSIQSEGIHSLQSSQCSSIDAGCSTGSSSCVTPMDSPLCATENMHVLSESSLKGLGYAPPEEKAYGAPGQGKPGHPMDPTLLRKIHAATSAEPGFGTTRDGSHRMPKIKETTV, encoded by the exons CCACAGGACCAAATCCTCAGGCTGGCCGCCCCCTTCAGGGACCTGGAGTGGTTCGCAGGGACCCCCAAATGGATGGGACATGGGCACCAATAGAGAAGGGCGTGACTGCTACATCAA CCACGTCTCCCAGAGCAACTCCCTGGAGGAAGTTCGTCTGGACGGAGACAAGTTTGTGCCACCAGCGCCCCGTAAGGTGGAGATGAGGCGAGACCCAGTGCTTGGCTTTGGATTTGTGGCAGGCAGTGAGAAACCTGTGGTGGTCCGCTCAGTCACACCAG GGGGTCCATCAGAAGGCAAGCTGATCCCAGGGGACGAGATCATCATGATTAATGATGAGCCTGTCAGTTCAGCACCCAGGGAGAGGGTTATTGACCTCGTCAG GAGCTGCAAAGAGTCCATACTGCTGACTGTTGTTCAGCCGTACCCA TCACCCAAATCAGCATTCATCAGTGCAGCCAAAAAGGCCAAATTAAAGACTAATCCTGTTAAAGTCCGCTTTGCTGAAGAGGTCATCATCAATGGACAGATCCCA GAAACTGTGAAGGACAACTCCCTTCTTTTTATGCCAAATGTTCTTAAGGTGTACCTGGAAAATGGGCAGactaaatcatttaaatttgaCAGCAGCACATCCATTAAG gACGTCATCCTGACCCTGCAAGAAAAGCTATCCATTAAGAGCATCGAGCACTTCTCTCTGATGTTGGAGCAAAGAGCTGAGGGATCTGCCAGCAAACTCATGCTCCTGCACGAGCAGGAGATGCTAACTCAG GTGACACAGAGGCCAGGGTCACACAAGATGAAGTGCTTTTTTCGGATCACTTTTGTCCCAAAGGATCCCGTGGACCTTCTTAGGAGAGATGCAGTAGCATTTGAGTACCTCTATGTTCAG AGCTGTAATGATGTTGTATTGGAAAGATTTGGGTCAGAGCTGAAATACGACATGGCTCTCCGTCTGGCTGCCCTGCAAATGTATATTCTAACCATCAATACCAAACAGACTCAGAAAGTTTCCCTGAAGTATATCGA GAAGGAGTGGGGATTGGCGTTGTTCCTGCCTCCTGCAGTGCTGTCTAGCATGAAAGAGAAGAACATCAAAAAAGCCCTCACTCACATCCTCAAAACCAACCAAAACCTGGTGCCGCCTGGCAAAAAG CTGACTGCCTTGCAGGCAAAGGTCCATTATCTGAAGTATCTCAGTGACTTGAGGCTTTACGGAGGACGTGTGTTTAAATCCACGCTAGTT CAAGGCGAGAAGCACACGGAAGTGACTTTGCTAGTGGGACCCAAATATGGCATCAGTCATGTGATTAACACCAAAACAAACCTGGTTGCACTTCTGGCTGATTTCAGTCATGTCAACCGCATTGAGATGTATACAGAAGATGAGAACAGGGTTAGAGTGGAACTACATGTTCTGGATGTAAAG CCCATCACTCTCTTAATGGAGTCTGTTGATGCAATGAATCTGGCCTGTTTGACTGCTGGCTACTACAGATTACTGGTGGACTCTCGGCGCTCCATCTTCAATGTGGCCAAAAACACAGATAGTATGGACACAA GTCATGCAGCGAGAGTAAAGCAGAACTACCAGGCCATTGAGTGTACATACAGCACACCCCACAAAGGATGTgaagacagaaacaaccagcggtGCAGCCAAGATTATTCTGACACAGAGTGCGAATACCTCGACCATCGCAGATGTGAAGGCCAACCCATCTATGTAACTGAGATCCACCAGCCCCAGCACTCAATTCACATGACCCAGAGAGCAGAGTGCTGCAGAGTCCCTTGTTCCCAAACCTATCTCAATGTTCCACGGCAGAAACCCCAGGACTCCTCCAGGAGTGCAAAGGTCTCCTTCATATTTGGAGACCCTCCCTTAGACAGCGTAAACCCCCAAAATCTGGGCTACCAGAGACTGATGGATGAAGGCCCGGAGATTCTAGACAATCACAGCCCCATGTACAGGCGTCTTGAGGAGGACTATAAGATGATGGATGCCATAGAAGACGGGTATCAGTACTCCACTAAAATCTTTAGTCCTAGCGAGTGCATCGAGGAGCCACTGCTGCATGATATCTGCTACGCTGAGACAACAGACGACGCAGAGGATGAGGATGACATCAGCTGTGAGGAAGACATGGTGATGAGTGACACTGACAAGCCTACACTGCTCTCGCTCTCAGGGTCCAGCGATGACATCATTGACTtgacctccctccctcccccgcCGGAGGGTAATGACGAGGAGGACAATGACGTACTGCTGCACTCTCTTAACATGGCCattgctgctcctcctcctggtTTCAGGGACAGCTCTGATGAGGAGGAGCAGCAAGGGGCTGGAATTCGGGCCCAGGGAGCCTGCAATGATATCCCAGTGTCTCTCATAGATTCAGTGCCCACCCACGGAGCAGAGGGCCCCGGGGAGCCTTTCGATGATGCGGTGGTGTCCACCTTACAGGCACTCGAGGCCCTTGCTGCATCTGAGGAACAGAGTCCAGCACAGTCAGAGAGTAGCACAG GTGTAGAAATATCACGAGCATTTAGCCCCGAGTCTTCAGATTCTGGCAATGAGACAAACTCTTCTGAGATGACAGAGAGCTCCGAGCTGGCCACCGCTCAGAGACTCTCAGAGAGCCACCTGAGAATGCATGTAGCCATGGCCGAAGCATACCATGCCATGAATGAAGAAAAGACAGAGGTGAGTGCACCAAGTGATGGCAGAGCAGGAGCTATGCAGTATAACCCCCAGGAGcatcaggaggaggaggcgaaATCTTCTGCTGTGGCATCCTCACAGATATTTCACTCAGATGGTGGTGAGATGGAGCCAGAGACTATGGAAATAAAATCAGTGAGTGAATATTTCACTAAAATGCACATGGGCTCAGTGATGAGCAGGCAGAGAGGtaaacagagggagacagagagcagAAACCAAGGAAACACCTGTGAGTCCTCTGATAAATCGCACATGGCCTCGCAAGACTCTGCTAAGGAAGAGGCCCCTCATCTTGTGGGGAAGTATAACGCTTTCACTGTGAGAGATTCCTATTACATGAATCAACTTGATCTGGGTCGAACTCACTTTAAAGACAGGCATCAAAAATGGCAGCAGAGAGTGCCCGGGAACAAAATGGCAGAGAATCTTGCTCCAGAATGCGTGAATGAGTCACAGGCTTCCCACGCAGACAGGTTGACAGCAAAGGGAGAGAAGCAGGACTCAGATGAAAGAAGCCAACAGTTAAATGCCCATCTCATCTCCCCATCCAAAGGGCCCGTCCCTGCAGAGGGAGATGCCGCTTCACAGGATAACGAGCAGCAGCAAGCGAAGCCCTCAGAGCAAGACGTCACACGGTTATACGACTACCACGTGAGCAAGCGTATGTCATCGATACAAAGTGAAGGCATTCATTCCCTCCAGAGCTCACAGTGTTCCTCTATAGATGCCGGTTGTAGCAcgggcagcagcagctgtgtcaCGCCCATGGATTCTCCCCTTTGTGCCACAGAAAATATGCATGTACTGTCCGAGTCCTCACTCAAGGGGCTGGGCTATGCCCCGCCTGAGGAGAAGGCTTATGGAGCCCCGGGGCAGGGGAAGCCGGGCCATCCCATGGACCCCACCCTGTTGAGGAAGATTCACGCAGCTACCAGCGCTGAGCCTGGGTTCGGGACGACACGGGATGGCAGTCACAGGATGCCCAAGATAAAAGAAACCACAG TGTAG